One Planctomycetota bacterium DNA window includes the following coding sequences:
- the tmk gene encoding dTMP kinase: MPAMSDPDWSSMLASKFLVFDGPDGSGKSTQFRRFSSFLDERGVPVVEVREPGGTLIGEHIRDVLLNPEHDMMDLRCEMMLYMASRAQLMAERIRPAIERGACVLADRFISSTLAYQGAAGGIPVADIMHVGQVAVGNHWPDLVVVFDVDEPTAARRLNPLLDRMELKGAEYHRKVRRGYLDQAAADPDGYLVIDARPDADTVFKHLCSRIAARAGKWPSR; this comes from the coding sequence ATGCCCGCCATGAGTGACCCGGACTGGTCATCGATGCTCGCCTCCAAGTTCCTCGTGTTCGACGGGCCCGACGGGTCCGGCAAGAGCACGCAGTTTCGTCGTTTCTCGTCGTTTCTCGACGAGCGCGGCGTCCCGGTCGTTGAAGTGCGCGAGCCCGGCGGCACGCTCATCGGCGAGCACATCCGTGACGTGCTCCTCAATCCCGAGCACGACATGATGGATCTGCGCTGCGAAATGATGCTGTACATGGCGAGCCGCGCTCAACTCATGGCCGAGCGCATTCGCCCGGCGATCGAGCGCGGGGCCTGCGTGCTGGCGGACCGTTTCATCTCGTCCACGCTCGCCTATCAGGGCGCCGCCGGCGGGATTCCCGTGGCGGACATCATGCACGTGGGCCAGGTCGCCGTCGGCAATCACTGGCCTGACCTTGTCGTCGTTTTCGATGTGGACGAGCCGACGGCGGCGCGGCGGCTCAATCCGCTGCTGGACCGCATGGAGCTCAAAGGCGCCGAGTACCATCGCAAGGTTCGCCGCGGATACCTGGATCAGGCGGCGGCGGACCCGGACGGTTACCTCGTCATCGACGCCCGCCCCGACGCCGACACGGTGTTCAAACATCTGTGCAGCCGCATCGCCGCCCGCGCCGGCAAGTGGCCATCCCGATAA
- a CDS encoding DUF4159 domain-containing protein has translation MNQKLVASVMLVAALLAGPVHAQLVTDAQIADGIEKLKQRLYASQNKNGYWDGDQPGNDHVTGINYGGTTALITYALLTSGESYQNPKLQRAIEFLEKCDMKGTYAVSCRAHVWSHIPPEFNKYLQKDLYWLQQASHEVSTGGISWRYQIDSKDWDNSTHQYGTLGCWEAAKRGNAVGQALWSGAEKHIIASQNDDGGWGYQQGDTRTSMTTAGLVTLYITQDYLHSQDFRTVGRARQHPLQAIIDKGLAWLDKNFKPGVNVGGNQEAYTMYGIERVGLASGRKYLGDQDWYQGGANWILSHMGSGSNAAFQLLFLVRGRVPVFINKLEIPDADWNNRPRDIARLTEWVSDEVEKEMLWQVVPITRAPEDWLDAPILYLASHTALDLKPEQIAKIKRYIDLGGMLVTTADNNSVEFTTSMRNMFKQMYPEYPLQALSKEDELNDVVFQVDANRLGVQAVDNGIRHLILHLPRDVSWTLHSSSMVDPTPWQFFANAYYYATEKGRTRNRLEQHFVKKEGGNGGAEIVVGRAKYAGNWDPEPPAWEVQTNFMHNASKATIKLQVVDLDKLPDRNTVPFVHVVGTDAVQFSDAQAASITSYVKSGGVIFFENAGGRGPFADSVMQMLTKAFPNDRVRPINLDSPVIKGGGIGGFDSSVVDYRAYALLRMGKVETPRFLAININGQPRVIVSGEDLTEAMLNQPVWGVFGYNTESAQKLMTNLVLYAKAGPQNAEPAPAAPAKSEDGTKPASK, from the coding sequence ATGAACCAAAAACTCGTCGCCAGCGTGATGCTCGTCGCCGCTCTTCTTGCCGGTCCCGTCCACGCTCAGCTTGTCACCGACGCGCAGATTGCCGACGGCATCGAGAAACTCAAGCAGCGACTTTACGCATCACAGAACAAGAACGGTTACTGGGACGGCGACCAGCCGGGCAATGATCACGTCACGGGCATTAACTACGGCGGCACGACGGCACTGATCACGTATGCGCTTCTGACGAGCGGCGAAAGCTATCAGAATCCGAAACTGCAGCGCGCGATCGAGTTCCTGGAAAAGTGCGACATGAAGGGAACCTACGCCGTGTCCTGCCGGGCCCATGTCTGGTCGCATATCCCCCCCGAATTCAACAAGTACCTGCAGAAGGACCTCTACTGGCTTCAACAGGCGTCGCACGAAGTGAGCACCGGCGGCATCAGTTGGCGATACCAGATCGACTCCAAGGACTGGGACAACTCCACGCATCAGTACGGCACGCTGGGCTGCTGGGAAGCGGCCAAACGCGGCAACGCGGTCGGGCAGGCGCTGTGGAGCGGGGCGGAAAAACACATCATCGCCTCGCAAAATGACGACGGCGGATGGGGCTATCAGCAGGGCGATACCCGCACCTCGATGACCACCGCCGGTCTCGTCACGCTCTACATCACGCAGGATTACCTGCACAGTCAGGACTTCCGCACCGTCGGACGCGCCCGGCAGCACCCGCTTCAGGCCATCATTGACAAGGGCCTCGCCTGGCTCGACAAGAACTTCAAGCCCGGCGTCAACGTCGGCGGCAACCAGGAAGCCTACACCATGTACGGCATCGAACGCGTCGGTCTCGCCTCCGGCCGCAAATACCTGGGCGATCAGGACTGGTATCAGGGCGGCGCCAATTGGATTCTCAGTCACATGGGCTCCGGGTCCAACGCCGCCTTCCAGTTGCTCTTCCTCGTCCGCGGCCGCGTGCCCGTGTTCATCAACAAACTTGAAATTCCCGACGCCGACTGGAACAACCGGCCCCGCGACATCGCACGCCTGACCGAATGGGTTTCCGACGAAGTCGAAAAGGAAATGCTCTGGCAGGTCGTGCCCATCACGCGCGCCCCCGAAGACTGGCTCGACGCGCCGATTCTCTATCTCGCTTCGCACACCGCGCTGGACCTCAAGCCCGAACAGATCGCCAAGATCAAGCGCTACATCGACCTGGGCGGCATGCTTGTCACCACCGCCGACAACAACAGCGTCGAGTTCACCACTTCGATGCGCAACATGTTCAAGCAGATGTACCCCGAGTATCCGCTTCAGGCGCTGTCGAAGGAGGATGAGCTGAACGACGTGGTGTTCCAGGTCGATGCGAATCGGCTGGGCGTGCAGGCGGTGGACAATGGGATTCGCCATCTGATTCTGCATCTGCCGCGCGACGTGTCTTGGACGCTGCATTCGTCGAGCATGGTCGATCCGACGCCGTGGCAATTCTTCGCAAACGCTTATTACTACGCCACGGAAAAGGGCCGCACGCGCAATCGCCTCGAGCAGCACTTCGTCAAGAAGGAAGGCGGCAACGGCGGGGCGGAAATCGTCGTGGGCCGCGCCAAGTATGCCGGCAACTGGGACCCCGAGCCGCCGGCGTGGGAAGTGCAGACCAACTTCATGCACAACGCCTCCAAAGCGACGATCAAGTTGCAGGTCGTTGATCTGGACAAGCTCCCGGACCGCAACACCGTGCCGTTCGTGCATGTCGTCGGCACCGATGCCGTGCAGTTCTCCGATGCACAGGCGGCGAGCATCACCAGCTACGTCAAATCCGGCGGCGTGATCTTCTTCGAGAACGCCGGCGGACGCGGACCCTTCGCCGATTCGGTCATGCAGATGCTCACCAAGGCCTTCCCCAACGATCGCGTGCGTCCGATCAATCTCGACTCGCCGGTCATCAAAGGCGGCGGCATCGGCGGCTTCGACTCCTCCGTCGTCGACTATCGCGCCTATGCACTGCTTCGCATGGGTAAGGTCGAGACGCCGCGCTTTCTGGCGATCAATATCAATGGTCAGCCCCGCGTGATCGTCAGCGGCGAGGACCTCACCGAAGCCATGCTCAATCAGCCCGTCTGGGGCGTGTTCGGCTACAACACCGAATCGGCACAGAAGCTGATGACCAACCTCGTGCTCTACGCCAAGGCCGGTCCCCAGAACGCCGAACCCGCGCCCGCCGCCCCTGCCAAGTCCGAAGACGGCACGAAGCCCGCCAGCAAGTGA